Proteins encoded by one window of Desulfatiglans anilini DSM 4660:
- a CDS encoding branched-chain amino acid ABC transporter permease, with amino-acid sequence MDVIVYGLVNSMTLALMAVGFSFVFGISQISNFAHGAFYVLGSFIAWGFYSVLGLPYPLVVLFTIISNGLLGAFLFWVVIYRLRGQPILEVIASFSAGIAILEFFRWVGGTGYFFNLPTFFSGSIDIGDVTIDYQRLAICAVAILSVGFLTVFIHHTKIGLACRGMAQDEETALCFGIDSDQVAMISMAIGAALVAVATITITPIGFISIDEGYQVIILSLAVCVVGGLESIFGVMVASLILGFSQTIVTTYIASNLLMIVPLLAILIVLAIKPSGLFGKFKELEERV; translated from the coding sequence ATGGACGTTATAGTATATGGTCTGGTCAATTCGATGACACTTGCCCTTATGGCGGTAGGTTTTAGCTTTGTTTTTGGTATAAGCCAGATTTCCAATTTTGCCCATGGGGCGTTTTATGTATTGGGAAGCTTTATCGCATGGGGATTTTATTCTGTATTAGGATTACCGTATCCGCTAGTCGTGTTGTTTACTATAATCTCAAACGGTCTTCTTGGCGCTTTTCTATTTTGGGTAGTAATCTATCGTTTAAGAGGGCAACCTATATTGGAAGTTATTGCGAGCTTTTCGGCAGGAATAGCTATACTCGAGTTTTTCCGCTGGGTTGGTGGAACAGGGTATTTTTTCAACCTTCCTACATTTTTTTCTGGAAGTATTGATATCGGTGACGTGACAATAGATTACCAACGCTTGGCTATTTGCGCTGTGGCAATTCTTTCAGTAGGTTTTCTCACCGTTTTCATCCATCACACAAAAATTGGCTTGGCCTGCAGAGGAATGGCGCAGGACGAAGAAACGGCCCTTTGCTTCGGGATCGATTCTGATCAAGTGGCTATGATAAGTATGGCCATTGGAGCGGCTCTAGTAGCCGTTGCGACCATTACAATTACGCCTATCGGATTTATATCTATAGACGAGGGATATCAGGTTATTATATTATCTCTTGCTGTTTGTGTTGTTGGTGGTTTGGAAAGCATTTTTGGGGTCATGGTGGCTAGTCTTATTTTAGGGTTTTCTCAGACTATTGTTACAACTTACATTGCATCCAATTTGTTGATGATTGTTCCATTGCTTGCGATACTTATTGTTTTAGCGATAAAACCTTCTGGGCTGTTTGGCAAATTTAAGGAACTTGAAGAAAGAGTGTGA